A stretch of DNA from Candidatus Binatia bacterium:
GAAGAAAACGTGCGCAATCAGCAGGCGCGCTATGACGTGGGCTTGGTGACGACCAAGGATCTGCTCGACTTCCAGGATCAGCTGACGCAAGCGCGCGGCGCCGAGGTGCTGGCGTTGACGACCTACAACAGTGACCTGGCCGAGATGCGGCGCGTCGAAGGCAGCTTGCTGAGTGCCCGCAATGTCATGATCGAACGCGTCTCGCCGGAAGCCGCCCCGTGGTGGGCGCGCTTTTAGCGGGACTCTGTCCGCCAATTGCGGAGGATGATGGAACGCGAACTGACCGAAACGGAGCGCATGCTGCGCGACACGTTTCGGGGCTACTTCACCCGTGAAATCGAGCCGCACGTTCCCAAGATGGAGCGCTTGGAGGTGCTCCCCTACGATCTGATGCGCGACATGCATCGTACGCTCGGCCTCGAGGCCGTGCTGCCGCAAGCGCGCGTCCGCGACGAGTCCGGTAGCGGGCCGCGTAGCGACGCCGCTGGCACGGGCCTGGGCGGGAACACCGCCCGCTACGCGCGCACCACCTTCACGGTCGAGATGTCGCGCGTCAGTCCCTCCTTCGCCCTGAGTTACGGTGCCAGCGTGGGACTGTTCGGCGGCAATGTCGTCGGCAAGGGCACCCCGGAGCAGATCGAGCGCTTCGCTCTCCCCGTGCTCCGCAGCGAGCGCGTCGGCTGCTGGTGCCTCACCGAGCCGGGCGCTGGCAGTGACGCACTGCGCGGGATGAAGACCACGGCGCGGCGGGACGGCGATACCTACGTGCTGCACGGCAGCAAGACCTTCATCACCAACGCGCCGTACGCCGATATCTTTCTCGTCTACGCGCGCGTCCTGGGCGGTGATCTCGACGGCTCGATCCAGCCCTTCATCGTCGAGCGCGGCACGGCTGGGCTTTCGACCGGGCCGGCGATGAAGAAGATGGGCATGCGCGGCTCGCCCACGGGGGAGGTCTTTCTCGACGACGTACGCGTCCCCGCCGATCAGCTGCTCGGCGGCGGCGTGCGCCAGCGCGACCACGTGAAGGCAAGCCTGGCGGTCGAGCGCGGCGGCCTGTCGGTGGTCTCCTACGCCATTGCCGAGCGCTGCTTCGAGATCGCCCGCGACTACGCCCGGACACGCCAGCAGTTCGGCCAGCCGATCGCGAACTACCAGCTCATCCAAAACCGGCTGGCGCGCATGTACGTCGCCCTATCCAACTGCCGCCGCGTCGTCTACGCCGACTACATCGCCGGGCGCGCGCTGAAGGAGTCGGTGGCGGACGTGTGCGCCGGCAAGCTCTATTGCGCGGAGATGGGGACGTTCGTCGCCTTCGAGGCCATCCACATTCTCGCCGGCAACGGCTACATGGAGGAGTACGTCGTCGAGCGGCTGGCGCGTGATGCCAAGCTCATCGAGCTCGGTGGCGGCACCACCGAGATGCAGATCCTGACCATCGCGCGCGAGATCCTGCACGAGGGCAGCTGAACTTTCCCATCTATCGAGTCTCCGTTGCCCCCAGTTGCCAGAATCGCCTCGAGCACCCAAACGCGTGCAACGATGAGGCGATCAGTCGTTGTCCTGGGGTTCTTGAGCTTCCTGTCCTGCAGCCGTCGCGATGGATGTTGGGCGGGTGGCCCTCACGTCCCGGGACTCACGGAGATGCTGCGCGAGCCGGTTACTCTCACGGGCGAGACCGCGCTGCCCTTTCCGGGTGCCACTGCCGTTGACGACAGTTTCCTGTACTGGCTCAACTACGATCAGCGGACGTTCAACCGCATTCCGAAGATGGGCGGTGCGGCACAGGTGCTCGCCTCGACGCGCAGTGAGCCGCGACAGCTCCAGCTTGACGAAGGGCACGCCTACTG
This window harbors:
- a CDS encoding TolC family protein produces the protein EENVRNQQARYDVGLVTTKDLLDFQDQLTQARGAEVLALTTYNSDLAEMRRVEGSLLSARNVMIERVSPEAAPWWARF
- a CDS encoding acyl-CoA dehydrogenase family protein, which translates into the protein MMERELTETERMLRDTFRGYFTREIEPHVPKMERLEVLPYDLMRDMHRTLGLEAVLPQARVRDESGSGPRSDAAGTGLGGNTARYARTTFTVEMSRVSPSFALSYGASVGLFGGNVVGKGTPEQIERFALPVLRSERVGCWCLTEPGAGSDALRGMKTTARRDGDTYVLHGSKTFITNAPYADIFLVYARVLGGDLDGSIQPFIVERGTAGLSTGPAMKKMGMRGSPTGEVFLDDVRVPADQLLGGGVRQRDHVKASLAVERGGLSVVSYAIAERCFEIARDYARTRQQFGQPIANYQLIQNRLARMYVALSNCRRVVYADYIAGRALKESVADVCAGKLYCAEMGTFVAFEAIHILAGNGYMEEYVVERLARDAKLIELGGGTTEMQILTIAREILHEGS